A region from the Thermodesulfobacteriota bacterium genome encodes:
- a CDS encoding cobalamin-dependent protein (Presence of a B(12) (cobalamin)-binding domain implies dependence on cobalamin itself, in one of its several forms, or in some unusual lineages, dependence on a cobalamin-like analog.): protein MQAMRQPRLLLINPWIYDFAAYNLWAKPLGLLYLAAILRHNGFAVDFIDCLSTRHSETSGGLKSERGKRRKFGTGNFLRTPIPKPAGLKDIPKTYSRYGIVPEEFKAGLQAIERPDAVLVTSLMTYWYPGVFEAISLAKEIFPGVPVILGGIYATLCTDHAQEHSGADFVLSGPGEETVWPLLKDMTGCEPAFVPQANTLDDHPYPAFDLSGDRDYVCLLTSRGCPFRCAYCASHKLAPLFTQRAPEAVIGEIYYWHHKYNIQDFTFYDDALLINKKVHIWPILEEVIREKLPVRFHTPNALHIREIDDYTARLLFRAGFKTIRFGFETANMARHKDMDGKICEGDLIQAVKFLRQAGFEAKDIGVYILSGLPGQEWREVTYSIDYVKAEGGAPYLAEYSPIPGSPLWPKAVETARFPIAADPIYQNNSIFPCAGDFSWETVQKIKMQARAARGISC, encoded by the coding sequence TATCTGGCGGCCATACTGCGCCATAACGGATTTGCAGTAGATTTTATCGATTGTCTTTCTACCCGTCATTCAGAGACGTCAGGGGGACTGAAAAGTGAGCGCGGTAAAAGGCGAAAATTCGGGACCGGCAACTTTTTGAGAACACCCATCCCAAAACCAGCCGGATTAAAAGATATCCCCAAGACATACAGTCGTTACGGTATAGTCCCGGAAGAGTTCAAGGCCGGACTTCAGGCGATAGAACGACCCGATGCCGTTCTGGTTACCTCCCTCATGACGTACTGGTATCCGGGGGTATTTGAGGCTATTAGCCTGGCGAAAGAGATTTTTCCCGGTGTCCCGGTCATCCTGGGCGGAATTTATGCCACCCTTTGTACGGATCATGCACAGGAGCATTCCGGGGCCGATTTTGTCCTGTCCGGACCGGGTGAAGAAACAGTATGGCCCCTCCTGAAGGACATGACCGGTTGTGAGCCGGCCTTTGTGCCCCAGGCAAACACTTTGGACGACCATCCCTATCCGGCATTCGACCTGTCCGGCGACAGGGACTATGTCTGCCTCCTTACCTCGCGGGGTTGCCCCTTCCGGTGCGCCTATTGCGCCTCGCATAAGCTGGCTCCCCTTTTTACGCAGCGTGCCCCGGAGGCGGTGATCGGAGAGATTTATTACTGGCATCATAAATATAATATACAAGACTTTACTTTTTATGATGACGCCCTTCTTATTAACAAAAAGGTCCATATCTGGCCCATACTTGAAGAGGTAATCAGAGAAAAATTGCCTGTAAGATTTCATACCCCAAACGCCCTTCATATCCGGGAGATCGATGATTATACCGCCCGTCTCCTTTTCCGGGCCGGTTTCAAGACTATCCGATTCGGGTTTGAAACGGCCAACATGGCGCGGCACAAGGATATGGACGGAAAGATCTGCGAAGGCGATTTGATACAGGCTGTTAAGTTTCTCCGGCAGGCCGGATTTGAAGCCAAGGACATAGGTGTTTACATCTTGTCCGGCCTACCCGGCCAGGAATGGCGGGAGGTGACCTATTCCATTGATTATGTCAAGGCGGAGGGCGGGGCGCCTTATCTGGCCGAGTACTCCCCTATACCAGGGTCGCCTCTCTGGCCAAAGGCCGTAGAGACCGCCCGTTTCCCCATTGCGGCAGACCCTATTTATCAAAACAACTCCATTTTTCCCTGCGCCGGGGATTTTTCCTGGGAGACCGTGCAAAAGATAAAGATGCAGGCGCGCGCGGCCCGGGGCATAAGCTGCTAA
- a CDS encoding cation diffusion facilitator family transporter, whose protein sequence is MEQDRFRQISKVLWIVLILNFAVAACKLFYGWVINSASIMADGYHSFSDGSSNIIGLFGIWMASRPKDERHPYGHGKYETLTSVGIAVLLFLVCVNVLTESIKRFYHPVHPEVDAVSFAVMGVTLIVNIFVMLYERRQGRIFESEILISDSLHTGADIFTTGSVIIGLLAIRAGYPIVDPIVALFISIFIGYAGIEIIRSSSQILLDAAAIDKEQIWTVAMSVNGIEYCHKIRSRGRRGDIHVDMHCHMKRDISLEKAHAIAHVVENTIKENIPGVKDVTIHIEPSPAYGRPMAG, encoded by the coding sequence ATGGAACAGGATAGATTCCGTCAGATCAGCAAGGTCTTATGGATCGTATTGATCCTGAACTTTGCCGTGGCCGCATGCAAGCTTTTTTACGGCTGGGTTATAAACAGCGCCAGCATCATGGCGGACGGCTACCATTCCTTCTCGGATGGCTCGTCCAATATTATCGGCCTCTTCGGTATATGGATGGCCTCCAGGCCCAAGGACGAGCGCCACCCTTACGGTCACGGTAAGTACGAGACCCTGACTTCAGTGGGCATTGCCGTGCTCCTCTTCCTTGTCTGTGTCAATGTCCTGACCGAGTCCATAAAACGCTTTTACCATCCTGTCCACCCTGAAGTGGATGCGGTAAGCTTTGCCGTCATGGGAGTCACCCTGATTGTCAATATCTTCGTGATGCTTTACGAACGCAGGCAGGGCCGGATATTCGAGAGTGAGATATTGATCTCTGACTCCCTCCACACCGGGGCCGATATATTTACGACCGGCTCGGTAATTATCGGGCTTTTGGCCATCCGGGCCGGCTACCCTATCGTTGACCCTATCGTGGCCCTCTTTATCAGTATCTTCATCGGTTATGCCGGGATTGAGATCATCAGAAGCAGCTCCCAAATTTTACTTGATGCGGCGGCCATAGATAAAGAACAGATATGGACCGTCGCCATGAGCGTGAACGGCATTGAATATTGTCATAAAATCAGGAGCCGGGGAAGGAGGGGGGATATCCACGTGGATATGCATTGTCACATGAAGCGGGATATCTCTTTAGAAAAGGCGCATGCGATAGCCCATGTGGTGGAAAACACAATCAAGGAAAACATCCCCGGCGTCAAGGACGTCACCATCCATATCGAGCCCTCGCCGGCCTACGGTCGGCCTATGGCCGGATAA
- the larB gene encoding nickel pincer cofactor biosynthesis protein LarB yields MDIDKLKDLLLSVQEGRTEVEQALQALKNLPFEDMTYAKIDHHRPLRQGFPEVVFGEGKTAEQLLKIITSIYEHSDRVLVTRISEDKAAYIRSSLPDADYHPLSRLLILKKKEPEIAGKGTILVISAGTSDISVAEEAYLTAQIMGNRVEYLYDVGVAGIHRLLSHKEKIASASVLIVVAGMEGALPSVVGGLVDKPVIAVPTSVGYGASFGGIAALLAMLNSCAAGVAVVNIDNGFGAGYIASLINRL; encoded by the coding sequence ATGGATATAGATAAATTAAAAGATTTGCTATTGTCGGTGCAGGAAGGCCGGACAGAGGTTGAACAAGCCCTCCAGGCCCTGAAAAACCTGCCTTTTGAGGATATGACCTATGCCAAAATCGACCATCACCGGCCCCTGCGTCAAGGGTTTCCGGAGGTAGTCTTCGGTGAAGGAAAGACCGCCGAACAACTGCTTAAGATTATTACTTCCATTTATGAACACAGCGACCGGGTTCTGGTCACCAGAATCAGTGAAGACAAGGCCGCATACATCCGTTCCTCCCTCCCGGACGCCGATTACCATCCATTATCCCGGTTATTGATCCTTAAGAAAAAAGAGCCGGAAATCGCCGGTAAGGGGACCATCCTGGTCATTTCCGCCGGCACTTCGGATATCTCCGTGGCCGAAGAGGCCTACCTTACGGCGCAGATAATGGGCAACCGGGTGGAGTATCTCTATGATGTGGGTGTAGCCGGTATCCACCGGCTTCTCAGTCACAAAGAAAAAATTGCCTCTGCTTCTGTACTCATTGTAGTGGCCGGGATGGAAGGCGCCCTGCCCAGCGTAGTTGGCGGGCTTGTGGATAAACCGGTTATTGCCGTGCCCACCAGCGTGGGATACGGGGCGAGCTTCGGAGGGATTGCGGCCCTTCTGGCCATGCTCAATTCCTGCGCGGCAGGCGTGGCCGTAGTCAATATAGACAACGGGTTCGGCGCCGGTTATATCGCCAGTCTTATCAACCGGTTATAA